Proteins encoded in a region of the Vicia villosa cultivar HV-30 ecotype Madison, WI linkage group LG5, Vvil1.0, whole genome shotgun sequence genome:
- the LOC131601596 gene encoding peroxisome biogenesis protein 3-1-like, with the protein MQGKGQPNALTQSEKLDLWGRLKILSFTRMALSVWTIVMLSLYTKVQLNILGRHLYIDTARSFESSYLTENLGRIRKTFADFTSLNH; encoded by the exons ATGCAGGGAAAGGGTCAGCCTAATGCTTTAACGCAATCAGAGAAACTAGATTTATGGGGTAGACTCAAGATTTTAA GTTTCACGAGAATGGCGTTGTCAGTTTGGACAATAGTAATGCTTAGCTTGTATACAAAAGTTCAACTCAATATACTAGGAAGGCATCTATACATTGATACCGCACGAAGCTTTGAAAGCTCTTATTTAACG GAAAATCTTGGTCGCATTCGTAAGACTTTCGCTGACTTCACCAGCTTGAATCACTGA
- the LOC131604552 gene encoding putative Myb family transcription factor At1g14600 — protein MAAMINGMAKRKKQQDDSLSHNKRKARRMVWSDDLHAKFVDAVNVLGIAEAVPRKIIALMNVEGITTSHVASHLQKYRLRMKKAVDKVPSTLIQPAQSQYINIHPSYKFPANQTSPLFLPNKLAVHQSHSQIYSPTGFNMSGPSPSTLIQSQNINNSSSILHPPPSISFPIYHQTSTFPTLVNQYTTPLDFHDSRATNFPLQISNHPFLFQMNSHDVAASSKCTSIWDYDWYQKYMKREPQLLQFPHNSLPVWETYKTSQNSQMKNSQQVHNVEPIIVGSSASLEDTNINISDYNRCDDDSLIDFSVEETDPNYFSGYYKDAGMHRRRGSH, from the exons ATGGCGGCAATGATTAACGGAATGGCTAAAAGGAAGAAACAACAAGATGACTCATTGTCGCATAACAAGAGGAAAGCACGTCGCATGGTTTGGTCTGATGATCTTCATGCAAAGTTTGTTGATGCTGTTAATGTACTTGGCATTGCAGAGGCTGTTCCGAGAAAAATAATAGCTTTAATGAATGTTGAAGGAATTACTACCTCTCATGTCGCTAGCCATCTTCAG AAATATAGACTCCGTATGAAAAAGGCTGTTGACAAGGTTCCTTCAACACTGATTCAGCCTGCTCAATCTCAATACATCAACATTCATCCATCATACAAGTTTCCTGCAAATCAAACCTCACCTTTATTCCTCCCTAACAAACTGGCTGTCCATCAATCTCACTCACAAATTTATTCTCCAACCGGTTTCAACATGAGTGGACCGAGTCCTTCAACACTAATTCAATCTCAGAATATCAACAACAGTTCGTCAATCCTCCATCCACCGCCGTCCATCTCCTTTCCTATATATCATCAAACCTCTACGTTTCCAACTCTTGTTAACCAATATACTACTCCACTCGACTTCCATGACAGTAGGGCTACTAACTTCCCTTTACAAATCTCAAATCATCCTTTCTTGTTTCAAATGAACTCACATGATGTTGCTGCTTCTTCAAAATGCACAAGCATTTGGGATTATGATTGGTATCAAAAATACATGAAAAGGGAGCCTCAGTTACTTCAATTTCCCCACAATTCCTTGCCGGTTTGGGAGACTTACAAAACAAGTCAAAATAGTCAAATGAAGAATTCACAGCAGGTACATAATGTAGAGCCAATTATTGTTGGATCATCTGCTTCTTTGGAAGACACAAACATCAATATTTCGGATTATAATCGGTGTGATGATGATAGTCTTATTGACTTTTCGGTTGAAGAAACAGATCCTAATTACTTTAGCGGATATTACAAAGATGCAGGGATGCATAGAAGAAGAGGATCTCATTAA